The Usitatibacter rugosus genome segment TCTTAGACGTGCACCCCCGCGGGTGCTAGACTTTCGGAGTCCCACGCCTGCCCAAGAAAAAACCCCGATGCAAGGCGACGCGCCCAGTCCTGCCCAGCTTTCCGCCATCGAGGATGCCTTCGTCAAGAAGCTCGCATCCCTCGGGCGGCTGCGCACCTACCCGAAGAACACGGTCTTCATCACCGAGGGCGACCAGAGCGACTCGGTCTTCGTCGTGATCAGCGGCAAGGTGAAGGTCTTCGTGGCGGATACCGAAGGCCACGAGATGATCCTCGACACGCACGGCCCCGGCGAATACGTGGGCGAGATGGCGATGGACGGCAATCCCCGTTCGGCCTCGTGCATGACGCTCGAGCCCACCACGTTCTCCGTCGTGGCGCGCGATCCGATCCGCGAGGCGATCCGCGCCAACCCCGACTTCGCGCTCGACATGATCGCGAAGGTGATCGACCGTGCCCGCCTGGCCACGGACAACGTGAAGCACCTCGC includes the following:
- a CDS encoding Crp/Fnr family transcriptional regulator, with product MQGDAPSPAQLSAIEDAFVKKLASLGRLRTYPKNTVFITEGDQSDSVFVVISGKVKVFVADTEGHEMILDTHGPGEYVGEMAMDGNPRSASCMTLEPTTFSVVARDPIREAIRANPDFALDMIAKVIDRARLATDNVKHLALLDVYGRVARLLLNMAVEQPDGKLMIPEKLTQQEIAERVGASRDMVSRIFRDLSQGGYITVENRFITINKKPPARW